In the Flavobacterium sp. 90 genome, ATCCGCCTAAAGTAATTTTTACGACTGCTTATAGAGAATATGCAATTGAAGGTTACGAACTCAACGTTATAGATTATCTTTTAAAACCAATAACTTTTGATCGTTTTTTTGTTTCAATCGAAAAATTTAAGCAATTACAAAATCCAAAAAAAGAAATAAGTACTGCAACTGAAAATCATATTTTTGTAACCAGCGGAAGCAGAAATATTAAGATTGTGTTTGATGAAATTTTATTTGTTGAAAGTCTGAAAGATTACATCACTATTCATCTTGAAAACGGAAAATCGCATCATATTAAGCAGAATATTTCTGTTTTTGAGAAGCAATTAGATTCTAATTTTGTCCGTGTTCATCGTTCTTATATCATTCAAATCAAAAAATTAACCGCTTATTCTAAGAATGAAGTCGAAATAAATACTGTAGAAATACCAATAGGAAACAGTTATAAAGAAAATTGGTTGCATCATTTAGAGACAGTTATCCTGAAATAAAAGAATCCCAATCTGATAACAAATAAGATTGGGATTTTTAGTTTTATTTCCAAACCGGAATTTTGACAAAACTGTCATTGTACCATTTTATTTTTAAAGGTTCTTTGGCATCTTTAATAGTTTCATCGGCGACTGTTTTTCCCGTTCCGTAATTGAGTTCAGAAAAGGCATTTTTGTTTACATTCAAAGTAATTAACAATCTGCTTCCTTTACTTAATTGTTTGCTTACCAAATGTGTATTCGAAAAAGGAATCGTTTCAATTTTATTCGGTTTCAGTAAATTTCTCTTTGTAATATCTTTAGAATAACTCGCTCTGCCAATAAAATAAGCCAAATGAAAATATTCTCCCTCTGGCGTTACTTCGTATAAAGTAACTCCAATGTCCATATCTTTTTTATTAATACTTGCTTTTATTTCGCCCAAAAACGAGCCATTTACTAATAGTGGTTCTTTTAGCGGATCACTTATAAAAACATAACCATTTGTTGTATCAATTTCTTTTCGAATAATAGGATCAGGATAATAATCATTATTCTGTACTTGCCTGTCTGCAAAATCAACTTCTTGTGAGAGATAACTATTTTTAGTTGGTTTATTAGCATTCAAAGAATAGAATTTCCCTGATTTATTATCGGTTAAATAAAATGTTAGAAAACCATTATTCATTTCATCAATAGACGGAGCATTTCTCCACTCATTGGCACCCATTACCTGATAATTAATTTTGTCTTTCAGGATTGCAGGTTTTGGTCCGTTTTTTAAAATATAATCAAACCATTGATACGTTATTTCATTGGTATTAATTAAAGCATTTGCATCAACTTTGTAACCATTCAATATAGGAGAACCTCCTCTTTGCGCTCCAAAATGGCTGTACGGACCAATTATTAAATAGAAATTAGCTTTGGAATTATACTTTTGAAGTTCTCTTAAATAATACAAACTCGAATTTTGAGAATCATTATAATAACCATCAATCACCAAAATAGGAATATTTATCTGTGCAAAATCCTTCTTGTAAGGCGACATTTTTTGCCAATATTCATCAAAAGAAGGATGTTTTAACCATCTCTGAAAAAGCCTGTTTGGACTTCCATCAATACTGTCCATTTTTCTATAAGCAACTCCGGTTTCCCACCATTTAAATTGCATATTTCTAAATCGCTGTCTGTCATTTCCGGCAACTGTATCAAGATATTTGTTATTTCCCACGTAAAAAGACCATTCGTAATTAGGGTTTATAAATACGTTGTTTTCCATTGGTAATCCCATTCCTGCGCGATTGGCAACATAAGGAACTATGGTTTTTAGTGCAGGATGCATTTTTTTGCAAGCCGCCCATTGCGTCAATCCGTTGTAACTGCCGCCATACATTCCTATGCTTCCGTTACACCATTTTTGCTTACTGATCCAGTCAATTACATCATACGCATCATTACCATCATTTTCATACGGAAGTATTTCATCCGGACTAAATCGCTTCCCTCTTGCATAAGCAATTACACCAACATAATCTTTATCTGCAGCTGCTTTTAAAGATTTCATGTCTCTCTTTTCCATAACATAAATGGTATTTTGGAGTATTACAGGTTTTGGAGTTGAAATCCCTTTTTTCCGAACTACGATTGCAGAGATAAATGTACCATCGCGAGTTTCGATCATTACGCTATCCTGAATGTTATAAGCACTTTTTAAATCTTCTGATTTTGTTTTACTTGTTTGCTGTGAAAATGTATTTGATACTATCAGAATAAAAAATACAAAGTTTAAAATCGTTTTCATTGAATTGTTTTAAGGTGATTTATTTTTAAAGAAATACAATCTGTTAATGTTTGATTTTCATCAAATCCGGAAATAGCAATGCCTTTTCACAACTTAAAAGATTAGCTGTAAACATTAAATAAAGACTAAAAAATTATTGATTAAATTCCGTTACTATTTTTGAATTTGACTGCTTGCCGGTTTGATACTTCCAGTAATTCTCCGGTTTTTAGTTTTACTTCAAGCTTGCCGACAATTGTTCTATTTACTTCCTGAATGTATTTGACATTGATAATTTCAGTTCTGTTTATTCTGAAAAAAACATTTTCATCCAATATCTCTTCCCATTGACGAAGAGAACGCCTTTGAAGCGCTTTGTTTCCCTGAAAAAAAAGTCTGGTATAATTCTCTAATGATTCTATCAGATAAATTTCATCTAATGGAATAAAGAATCGTTTTTCTCCATCTTTAATGAAAATTTTTCTGTCACTTACAGCATTACCCAAGGAAGATTTTAGCTTTATAGCATTTCTTACTTTTTCAATTGCTTTTGAGAAACGTTCTTCCCTTATAGGTTTCATTAAATAATCTAAAGCATTTACTTCAAAAGCTTGCACAGCATATTGATTGAAAGCGGTAATAAATAATACTTCGGGCACATTGTCTAAAGATTCTAATAAATCGAAACCGGATTTTTCAGGCATCTGAATGTCTAAGAAAATCAAATCAGGTTTTTGAGATTCAATCAAATCTTTAGCAGAATCGGCATTTTCAGCTTCACCAACAAGAACAAAATCATCGTATATCGCTAATGCTCTTTTGAGTTCTTCTCGTGCCAAACGTTCGTCATCAATTATTACAACTTTTATCTTTTTCATTTTGATGGTAATAAAATTGTTGCCAAAACTGTTTCGTCATTCAAATCTTTAATTTCAAAAGCTGCATTTCCGTTATATTGTAACAACAATCTTTCCTTCAGATTATTTAAACCAATACCGGACGTATTATCTTGAATTTCTAATTTACCCGAATTTTGAACATTAATTTTTATAAAATGATCTTCTTCCTGAATTGTTACGTTTATAAATCCGCCATTTTTTCTTTTTTCGATTCCGTGTTTTATGGCATTTTCAACCAATGATTGAATACTTAAAGGCAGAATTAAATATTTTGACAAATCAATATCAGCTTCAATTTTGATTTGTAAACGTTCTTCAAATCGAATTTTTTCTAATTCCAGATAATCCTTAACCAAATTAATTTCGTCATCTAAGGATATTAATCTTGCAACATTACTATTTAGGGAATTTCTCAACAACTCAGATAAAAGGTCAATCGCACGTCTTGCTGAATTTGGATTTTCCAGCACCAGATATTTTATGTTGTTTAAGGAATTAAAAAAGAAATGCGGATTCAGTTGTGCACTCAGATTATTTAATTGCGCCTCTTTTACTATAAGCGACAAACGCGCATTTTCTTTTACCGTTTCTATTTCAAGTCTTGAATAATGATAAAGATGATATGCCAAAACCCAAATCGACATTAATCTTATTCCAGTCATAAAAATCTGCAATTGTACAGATTTAAAAAATGCTACAAATGAAATTGAATTATTTCCTAAAAAGAACAAACGGATTAGATAAAGTTTAGCAGCAATGAGAAACATATACAATAAAGAAAGAACCAAAATACTAATCGCAATTTTGGGCACTAATCTTTTTAGGTTTAATTTATTCCATCCTTTTCTCAGAGCAAAATTTCTATAAATATGCGTTAATGTAATACCAATTGCAACATCCAGAATTAAATCGGTGATACCAATTTTCCAACTAAAATAACCTTCAAAAAAAGCCGAAAATCCCCAATACAAAGAAGTCATAAACCACCCGATAAGTTGAATTTTCCAATAAGTCGATATATTCCTGATCATTTTCTAAATAAAGTGGTTAGATTCTTTAGTAAAGATATTTCTCTATTACAGATTGAACAAATAAAAGTACATAAGCGTAAAATAATAGGGGTCGAATAAAACTTCTTTTCAAAATTATCTTGATTTAGTGCACTTTTAAAATCATTTGTGACTGGAAAAAATTCTCGTTTTATATTTAAAGACTATAAGAATCGAATAAAACCCAGGATATTCGCTTATTTATGTTTCTTTGAAGCAACCAAAAACCAACTTAAAACACTGTAAAACAACACACTGCTA is a window encoding:
- a CDS encoding CocE/NonD family hydrolase — protein: MKTILNFVFFILIVSNTFSQQTSKTKSEDLKSAYNIQDSVMIETRDGTFISAIVVRKKGISTPKPVILQNTIYVMEKRDMKSLKAAADKDYVGVIAYARGKRFSPDEILPYENDGNDAYDVIDWISKQKWCNGSIGMYGGSYNGLTQWAACKKMHPALKTIVPYVANRAGMGLPMENNVFINPNYEWSFYVGNNKYLDTVAGNDRQRFRNMQFKWWETGVAYRKMDSIDGSPNRLFQRWLKHPSFDEYWQKMSPYKKDFAQINIPILVIDGYYNDSQNSSLYYLRELQKYNSKANFYLIIGPYSHFGAQRGGSPILNGYKVDANALINTNEITYQWFDYILKNGPKPAILKDKINYQVMGANEWRNAPSIDEMNNGFLTFYLTDNKSGKFYSLNANKPTKNSYLSQEVDFADRQVQNNDYYPDPIIRKEIDTTNGYVFISDPLKEPLLVNGSFLGEIKASINKKDMDIGVTLYEVTPEGEYFHLAYFIGRASYSKDITKRNLLKPNKIETIPFSNTHLVSKQLSKGSRLLITLNVNKNAFSELNYGTGKTVADETIKDAKEPLKIKWYNDSFVKIPVWK
- a CDS encoding LytTR family DNA-binding domain-containing protein; the protein is MKKIKVVIIDDERLAREELKRALAIYDDFVLVGEAENADSAKDLIESQKPDLIFLDIQMPEKSGFDLLESLDNVPEVLFITAFNQYAVQAFEVNALDYLMKPIREERFSKAIEKVRNAIKLKSSLGNAVSDRKIFIKDGEKRFFIPLDEIYLIESLENYTRLFFQGNKALQRRSLRQWEEILDENVFFRINRTEIINVKYIQEVNRTIVGKLEVKLKTGELLEVSNRQAVKFKNSNGI
- a CDS encoding response regulator transcription factor, with amino-acid sequence MKYKCIIVDDEPLARELIASHLVNFENFELIDSFENALKAYTFLETNTVDLIFLDIEMPLLKGNEFLKKLKNPPKVIFTTAYREYAIEGYELNVIDYLLKPITFDRFFVSIEKFKQLQNPKKEISTATENHIFVTSGSRNIKIVFDEILFVESLKDYITIHLENGKSHHIKQNISVFEKQLDSNFVRVHRSYIIQIKKLTAYSKNEVEINTVEIPIGNSYKENWLHHLETVILK
- a CDS encoding histidine kinase; this translates as MIRNISTYWKIQLIGWFMTSLYWGFSAFFEGYFSWKIGITDLILDVAIGITLTHIYRNFALRKGWNKLNLKRLVPKIAISILVLSLLYMFLIAAKLYLIRLFFLGNNSISFVAFFKSVQLQIFMTGIRLMSIWVLAYHLYHYSRLEIETVKENARLSLIVKEAQLNNLSAQLNPHFFFNSLNNIKYLVLENPNSARRAIDLLSELLRNSLNSNVARLISLDDEINLVKDYLELEKIRFEERLQIKIEADIDLSKYLILPLSIQSLVENAIKHGIEKRKNGGFINVTIQEEDHFIKINVQNSGKLEIQDNTSGIGLNNLKERLLLQYNGNAAFEIKDLNDETVLATILLPSK